A DNA window from Plasmodium vinckei vinckei genome assembly, chromosome: PVVCY_10 contains the following coding sequences:
- a CDS encoding methyltransferase, putative, whose translation MVQFAKRKNKDDWQRKNRHNRHSNLMHERNIHKSFIPNFEELGEKYVYLNKYLIVNKKGKKIYNFEKTIATYFLSKALLKEYYNLHFFLPYIYDEKLDNKIDNIIASSSYNNNEQYFLYHNEEELYDIKKNSLLEAYNEYTDNLLYLIDAYEDGTQNNINKEITYPNLNNQNEQEKKKFLCPCVPGRANYIHIISDLTSINSLENYKDNINTYIYRNNNDINNTQILLYGNIIKVLDVGVGANCIYPLLGNIVYKWSFIGVDINIDSLKYSYINIILNNKENDILLKYQHDKHKIFLNVIKDSDLYFFTMCNPPYYTVMEEFNKNPFRNVEANIDEVVYYPERNDDEVENINDHNKYDISNNVNLYNANDQISDNNEMKAKEENYYSPKNGNNAPFIGPDNSNMHEKTKDINSHSHKGGEYKFIMKMLNESKIFFYNVIWFTTLVSKKSNVKFIKNEILESMRLYSIHKKKQVDFINDIIANNLCFDKLFYFKNINNVSFPLYISQYRIFESYTGRITRWILCWSYYNEPQINYLKKKFYEKNIENAT comes from the coding sequence ATGGTACAATTTgcgaaaagaaaaaataaggaTGACTGGCAAAGGAAAAATCGGCATAATCGACATTCTAATTTAATGCATGAAAgaaatattcataaaagCTTTATACCAAATTTTGAAGAATTAGGAGAAAAGTATGTGTATTTAAATAAGTATTTAATTGTGAATAAAAAGGgaaagaaaatttataactttgaaaaaacaatagctacctattttttaagtaaaGCTTTGTTAAAAGAGTATTAtaatcttcatttttttctgccatatatatatgatgaaaaattagataataaaattgacaatattattgcatcatcatcatataataataatgaacaatattttttatatcataatgAAGAGGaattatatgatataaaaaaaaattcactTTTGGAAGCATATAATGAATACACAGATAATTTGTTATATCTTATTGATGCATATGAAGACGGAACACAAAATAACATTAACAAAGAAATAACATATCCTAATTTGAATAACCAAAATGAgcaagaaaaaaaaaaatttttatgccCATGTGTACCGGGGAGAGctaattatattcatatcaTATCAGACCTTACAAGTATAAATTCattagaaaattataaggacaatataaatacatacatatatagaaaCAATAATGATATCAATAATACCcagatattattatatgggaatataataaaagtttTAGATGTTGGAGTCGGTGCTAATTGCATATATCCCCTTCTAGGGAATATTGTCTATAAATGGTCTTTTATAGGAgtagatataaatatagattctttgaaatattcttatataaatatcatattaaataataaagaaaatgatatattgtTAAAGTATCAACAcgataaacataaaatatttttaaatgtaatTAAAGATTCAGatttatactttttcaCAATGTGTAATCCCCCATATTATACAGTGATGGaagaatttaataaaaaccCTTTCCGAAATGTAGAAGCAAATATAGATGAAGTTGTTTACTATCCTGAAAGAAACGATGATGAAGTAGAAAACATTAATGATcacaataaatatgatatatcCAATAATGTTAATTTGTATAATGCGAATGATCAAATTagtgataataatgaaatgaaAGCAAAGGAAGAGAATTACTATTCTCCTAAAAATGGCAATAATGCACCTTTTATAGGACCAGACAATAGTAATATGCATGAAAAAACTAAAGACATAAATAGCCATTCGCATAAAGGGGgagaatataaatttattatgaaaatgcTTAATGAAagcaaaatatttttttacaatgtAATATGGTTTACTACATTAgtatcaaaaaaaagtaatgtcaaattcataaaaaatgaaatattagaATCAATGAGATTATATagtatacataaaaaaaaacaagttGATTTCATAAACGATATAATAGCAAACAATTTATGTTTTGataaattgttttattttaaaaatattaataatgtttCCTTTCCATTGTATATATCACAATATAGAATATTTGAGTCTTATACTGGAAGAATAACTCGGTGGATTTTATGTTGGTCATATTATAATGAACcacaaattaattatttaaaaaaaaagttttacgaaaaaaatattgaaaatgccacataa
- a CDS encoding GTP-binding protein, putative: MLIIFILFLFLYQKSSFCINPDSNFLRKKNPFFLLNDLKCKNKIKQKNQIYCGEKKIKKNEFHDRCIINVKGGNGGDGICCFTTFSQKKNKKYASGGRGGKGGDIYLIGDKKIDNFLNLKLKSFYYAGNGGKGCNNNQQGENGKDEYINIPINTIIYEDNKFINFIHSNYQKVLVAKGGKGGKGNYSYRTKSLKIPYVCQFGEKTKEKQIILKKLFFTDLGIIGYPNVGKSTLLNKITNANVKIANYSYTSLFPNFGIYKCKNEIKEMESHESEEAIKVEEYKHEIESEVAEENEKNELEINEKNTETSTEGIKTRNYTVIDFPGIIEGLDKKLSNVSYKYLEHLKYSKVLIYMFDINDKSIVETYKNIKNVLVQYDPIFEKKKEVIILNKIDIYQDKENINTIINYLKEYLKNDKIFCISALTGTNVIETIDEIILNINKENIIDNFISNLPKPCDIEQIENSDNYPPNDYKIHKYNEHIYIIKGKYIENQADIFNFSKNDSEKVFNKILNDLNINVKLKNIGAKEGDKIIISNYSYDFSLENL, encoded by the coding sequence ATgcttataatatttatccTTTTCCTATTTTTGTATCAAAAAAGTAGCTTTTGTATAAATCCTGATTCTAATTTTTTGCGTAAAAAAAACccattctttttattaaatgatctcaagtgtaaaaataaaatcaaacAAAAGAATCAGATATATTGTGgtgaaaaaaagataaagaaaaatgaatttcATGATAGatgtataataaatgttAAAGGGGGAAATGGAGGAGATGGAATATGTTGTTTTACAACATTTtcccaaaaaaaaaataaaaaatatgcatctGGTGGCAGAGGAGGGAAAGGTggtgatatatatttaattggtgataaaaaaattgataactttttaaatttgaaaCTAAAATCCTTTTACTATGCTGGAAATGGGGGGAAGGGATGCAACAATAATCAACAAGGGGAAAATGGGAAagatgaatatataaacataccaataaatacaataatttatgaagataataaatttattaacttTATTCATTCAAATTATCAAAAAGTATTAGTAGCAAAAGGTGGAAAGGGTGGAAAAGGAAATTATTCATATCGAACCAAAAGTTTGAAAATACCATATGTTTGCCAATTTggagaaaaaacaaaagaaaaacaaattattttaaaaaaattatttttcacaGATCTAGGAATTATTGGATACCCTAATGTAGGAAAAAGtacattattaaataaaatcacTAATGCTAATGTCAAAATAGCTAATTATAGTTACACATCTTTATTTCCAAATTTTGGAATATATAAGTGTAAAAACGAGATAAAAGAGATGGAGAGTCATGAATCTGAAGAGGCGATTAAGGTAGAGGAGTACAAACACGAAATAGAAAGCGAGGTAGCGGAAGAGAACGAGAAAAACGAGTTGGAAAtcaacgaaaaaaatactgaAACAAGCACAGAAGGGATAAAAACGCGGAATTACACCGTGATCGATTTTCCAGGTATTATAGAAGGGCTAGATAAAAAGTTATCGAATGTCTCGTATAAGTATTTAGAGCATCTTAAATATAGTAAAGTATTAATTTACATGTTTGATATTAATGATAAATCTATTGTTGagacatataaaaatataaaaaatgttttagtTCAATATGATCCAATTtttgagaaaaaaaaagaagtgATAATTCTTAACAAAATCGATATATATCAAGAtaaggaaaatataaatactatTATAAACTACTTAAAagaatatttgaaaaatgataaaatattttgtatatctGCATTAACTGGAACAAATGTTATAGAAACAATTgatgaaattattttaaatatcaataaagaaaatataattgataattttataagtaACTTACCAAAACCATGCGATATTGAACAAATCGAAAATAGTGATAATTACCCACCTaatgattataaaattcataaatataatgagcatatatatattattaaaggcaaatatattgaaaacCAAGCAgatatttttaacttttcaaaaaatgacagtgaaaaagtatttaataaaatattaaatgatttaaatattaatgtaaaacttaaaaatattgggGCAAAAGAAGgtgataaaattattataagtaATTACTCATATGATTTTTCTCTTGAAAATTTATAG
- a CDS encoding plastid replication-repair enzyme, putative gives MPWYLFYFFYIFFLNLALGIQRRKNRLKKANYIKINYKLLKKKKNDFKKNIGIINELVSKPNEELLKKQFRAYYKRNNDIEWTRNENDSYNSLNKTKNKLNAMSTFVSKYYKININDVYNYLNRKKYEYIETDVKITLKYCPFCPPHKYKYDNMYKHEIFKNTGNSYCHRCGYKGSFYDFKLKMGDLVTSNFESPIVNDTYEEEKITFNDVKVYNMNLLYSKEAENARNYLMNERKLNFETLKKYYIGFSVMEFQSLENSGKFEKHECLVFPFIRKIRNSDENENNCKNIYKGAGKTEDEGDTYEVVRIKVRSLKDKAYMRLYPKNVRSDMKLFFFGDHLITDSDEVVLTEGEIDAMTIFQETNYPAISLPNGSKSLPIYLLPHLERFKKIHLWLDFDKAGKSSVFNFVNKIGLGRTNVITDANVHYLNENSFKIKRERKRKNKVINLLNPNSGSLSSSEESNGDASTNSNSEDSQQKNLDQSDTEKEEENDVYFIDNGIMYIWNKIFVKDANDCLKNNIDVQFFIKNSEKVKHSQILNFNDLRQHILEELKYPDRINGVRSKTIPSLNKFLYGLRMGELSIWTGSTGVGKTTLLSQLSLDYCIQGVSTLWGSFEINNIKLAKVMLNQFCGKNLEKNIDLFDLYADKFELLPLKFLKFHGSTNIDQVLDAMDYAVYAYDVKHIIIDNLQFMLNINKFSDIYELQNIAIDKFRSFSTNKNVHITLVVHPRKEDNNLLSISSVFGSVKSTQEADNVFIIQRQISKNNEAVFFIDIKKNRFKGSLGRIPYLYNKENMTIKEMPINYLNDFLSNNSSIGGSNSNNYLNKNGSYSNVLQNVSSVSNNNMDFTLCDEYDYMKQLSDEYESKHAFRRYNNKIGKCVADSGGLSLLKSSTLGSGTRRGDIFNEIKENEKNTENEDIEKEKERYNSKISELLKKNDEKVAHAKTSNNSATAQILESNEIRSKEKNTKKKSVTENVGLQNNVSTNLKGGNKNSDIDANKMNGKNLIKGKYSSYLLSNEGLEKLCNELKDDDKEKFKNVIISISMRKCVINNNSPIKDIRNFIKVNKLNIKTAGNNLKKKDVFINVLQSIPKEYISITEGDASGSNDSINVTQKETFSGLQRQGNINPNKNKDGEYNNMGSMDEEGENDGINNDTNNEMYNNQIETNLDDEIVKKYMDDNIINVDGNIVKKCASFKLINDNNTEIEENLYYYEPEKNFNDNIETRFFIINDKNYNEKINYIYNGIKYCGLDMETTGLEVFGEKIRLIQIAVENYPVIIYDMFNITNNNILDGLRKILNDENIVKIIQNGKFDTKFLLYNNFNITNIFDTYIASKLLDKNKNMYGFKLNNIVEKYLSVYLDKQQQNSVWNNSLLNNNQLFYAARDSSCLLKLYKKLSEQIAAENMQIVNDIENKCILPICDMELNGIKVDLESLNKSTEQILNELNVERDKLKKELKNEDINVNSQQQILKALQDNNVRDSSNKLIDNTSDANLKNFINHNAVALLRNYRKLYKLYSAFYLKLPLHINKETNKIHTTFNQLKTFSGRFSSEKPNLQQIPRQKNIREIFIPTENNIFIIADFKQIELKIAAEITNDEIMLKAYNNNIDLHTLTASIITKKGIDEINKEDRHVAKAINFGLLYGMNYVNLKTYANTYYNVKMNLDQCLYFYNSFFEHYKGLSRWHNSVKQTRALEYSTLSNRKVVFPYFSFTKALNYPVQGTCADILKLALVELYKNLRHINGKIILCVHDEIIIEVDKKHQEEALKILVESMENSASFFLKKVKCEVSVKIAQNWGKKD, from the coding sequence ATGCCGtggtatttattttactttttttacatcTTCTTTCTGAATTTGGCCTTAGGAATTCAACGACGAAAAAATAGGTTAAAAAAggcaaattatataaaaataaattataaattgttaaaaaaaaaaaaaaatgattttaaaaaaaatattggaataataaatgaactTGTCTCGAAACCAAATGAGGAATTGttgaaaaaacaatttagGGCGTATTATAAAAGGaataatgatatagaaTGGACTAGAAACGAAAATGATAGTTATAAtagtttaaataaaactaaAAATAAGCTAAATGCCATGAGTACATTTGtatcaaaatattacaaaataaacataaacgatgtgtataattatttaaataggaaaaaatatgaatatatagaaaCAGACGTGAAAATAACGCTAAAATATTGCCCATTTTGCCCGCcccataaatataaatatgataacaTGTACAAACatgaaatttttaaaaacacaGGGAATAGTTATTGCCATAGATGTGGATACAAAGGGAGCTTTTatgattttaaattaaaaatgggGGATTTGGTTACTAGTAATTTTGAAAGCCCAATTGTAAATGATACAtatgaagaagaaaaaatcaCATTTAATGATGTGAAGGTGtataatatgaatttattatattctaaAGAAGCTGAAAATGCtagaaattatttaatgaatGAAAGGAAATTAAACTTtgaaacattaaaaaaatattatatcgGTTTTTCTGTGATGGAATTTCAATCTTTAGAAAATTCTGGAAAATTCGAAAAGCACGAATGTTTGGTGTTCCCATtcataagaaaaataagaaattcggatgaaaatgaaaataactgtaaaaacatttataaaGGTGCAGGAAAGACGGAGGATGAAGGAGATACATATGAAGTTGTTCGAATAAAAGTGAGAAGCTTAAAAGATAAAGCATATATGCGATTATATCCTAAAAATGTAAGAAGTGATATgaagttatttttttttggtgaTCATTTAATTACTGACTCTGATGAAGTTGTTTTAACTGAAGGGGAAATTGATGCTATGACAATTTTCCAAGAAACAAATTATCCTGCTATTTCGTTACCTAATGGCTCTAAATCTTTacctatatatttattacctCATTTAGAAaggtttaaaaaaattcatttatGGCTAGATTTTGATAAAGCCGGTAAATCTAgtgtttttaattttgttaataaaataggGTTAGGGCGCACTAATGTTATTACTGATGCAAATGTTCATTATTTGAATGAGAATTcgtttaaaataaaaagagaaaGAAAACGAAAAAACAAAGTAATAAATCTGCTAAATCCAAATAGTGGATCTTTGTCATCCAGTGAAGAGAGCAATGGTGATGCTTCAACCAATTCTAATTCCGAAGATAGCCAACAGAAAAATTTGGATCAATCAGACACTGAAAAAGAGGAAGAAAATgatgtatattttatagataatggtataatgtatatatggaataaaatatttgtaaaagATGCAAATGACtgcttaaaaaataatatagatgttcaattttttataaaaaatagtgaaaaaGTGAAGCACAgtcaaatattaaattttaatgattTGAGGCAACATATATTAgaagaattaaaatatcCTGATAGAATAAATGGAGTACGAAGTAAAACCATTCCatcattaaataaatttttatatggatTAAGAATGGGGGAATTATCAATATGGACAGGTTCAACAGGAGTAGGTAAAACGACTCTTCTCTCTCAGCTATCATTAGATTATTGTATTCAAGGAGTGTCAACCTTATGGGGATCctttgaaataaataatataaaattagcTAAAGTAATGCTAAATCAATTTTGTGGaaaaaatttagaaaaGAATATcgatttatttgatttgtATGCAGATAAATTTGAGCTATTGccattaaaatttttaaaatttcatGGAAGTACAAATATCGATCAAGTTTTAGATGCTATGGATTATGCTGTATATGCGTATGATGTTAAACACATTATTATAGATAATTTACAATTTatgttaaatattaataagttTTCTGATATTTATGAACTTCAAAATATAGCTATTGATAAATTTCGATCCTTTAGtactaataaaaatgttcatATAACTTTAGTAGTGCATCCAAGAAAAgaagataataatttactTTCTATTTCATCAGTTTTTGGTAGTGTAAAATCGACGCAAGAAGCAGacaatgtttttattatacaaagacaaatatcaaaaaataacgaagctgttttttttatagatattaaaaaaaatcgatTCAAAGGAAGTTTGGGAAGAATCCCatacttatataataaagaaaatatgacaataaaagaaatgccaattaattatttaaatgacTTCCTATCAAATAATAGTTCTATTGGAGGCAGCAACAGTAATAActatttgaataaaaatggatcaTATTCTAATGTTTTACAAAATGTTTCATCTGtttctaataataatatggatTTTACACTGTGTGATGAATATGATTACATGAAGCAGCTATCTGATGAATACGAATCAAAACATGCTTTTAGAAgatacaataataaaataggaAAATGTGTTGCAGATTCAGGAGGGTTATCTCTTCTAAAGAGTTCAACATTGGGAAGTGGAACTAGAAGAGGggatatatttaatgaaataaaggaaaatgaaaaaaataccgaaaatgaagatataGAGAAAGAGAAGGAAAGATACAATTCTAAGATTAGCGAATTgctcaaaaaaaatgacgaAAAAGTGGCTCATGCCAAAACGTCAAATAATAGTGCAACTGCACAAATTTTGGAGTCAAATGAAATACGAtccaaagaaaaaaatactaaaaaaaaaagtgtcACAGAAAATGTTGGATTACAGAATAATGTTAGtacaaatttaaaaggaggaaataaaaatagtgataTTGATGCTAATAAGATGAACGGCAAAAACCTGATCAAAGGGAAATATTCCTCTTATCTTTTATCTAATGAAGGATTAGAGAAATTATGCAACGAATTAAAAGATGAcgataaagaaaaatttaaaaatgtaatcaTATCAATATCGATGAGAAAATGTGTGATAAACAATAATTCTCCAATTAAAGATATTcgtaattttattaaagttaataaattaaatataaaaacagcagggaataatttaaaaaagaaggATGTGTTCATAAATGTTTTACAAAGTATTCCAAAggaatatatttcaataaCAGAAGGGGATGCAAGCGGTAGCAATGATAGTATAAATGTTACGCAAAAGGAAACATTTTCCGGATTACAAAGACAAGGAAATATAAATCCCAATAAGAATAAAGACGGTGAATATAACAATATGGGAAGTATGGATGAAGAGGGAGAGAATGATGgaattaataatgatacGAATAACgaaatgtataataatCAAATTGAGACAAATCTCGATGATGAAATagtaaagaaatatatggacgataatataataaatgtcgatggaaatatagtaaaaaaGTGTGCCagttttaaattaataaacgataataatacagaaattgaagaaaatttatattattatgaacCGGAAAAAAActttaatgataatattgaGACtcgattttttataattaatgacAAAAactataatgaaaaaataaactatatatataatggtataaaatattgtgGATTAGATATGGAAACAACAGGGCTTGAAGTTTTTggagaaaaaataagattAATACAAATCGCCGTTGAAAATTATCCAGTTATAATATACGATATGtttaatataacaaataataatatattagatggattaagaaaaattttaaatgatgaaaatatagtaaaaataattcagaATGGTAAATTTGATaccaaatttttattatacaataattttaatataacaaatatttttgatacatatatagctagtaaattattagacaagaataaaaatatgtatggttttaaattaaataacatagtcgaaaaatatttatctgTATATTTAGATAAGCAACAACAGAATAGTGTATGGAATAATTCCCTCTTAAACAATaatcaattattttatgcTGCTCGGGATTCTAGCTGTCTATTAAaactatataaaaaattaagtgAACAAATAGCAGCAGAAAATATGCAAATTGTTAATGacattgaaaataaatgtattttaCCCATTTGTGATATGGAGTTGAATGGAATAAAAGTTGATTTAGAGAGCTTAAATAAAAGTACTgaacaaatattaaatgaGTTAAATGTAGAAAGAGATAAGTTGAAAaaggaattaaaaaatgaagatataAATGTTAATTCACAACAACAAATATTAAAGGCTTTACAAGATAACAATGTAAGGGATtcatcaaataaattaattgaCAACACTTCTGACgctaatttaaaaaattttataaaccATAATGCAGTTGCATTACTACGAAACTACAGGAAGCTATATAAGTTATATTCAGCATTTTATCTAAAATTGCCATTGCACATTAATAAGGAAACAAATAAGATTCACACAACATTTAATCaattaaaaacattttctGGACGATTTAGTAGTGAGAAACCAAATTTACAACAAATACCAcgacaaaaaaatatcagaGAAATCTTTATTCCTactgaaaataatatatttattatagcCGATTTTAAACAAATAGAGTTAAAAATTGCTGCAGAAATTACTAATGATGAAATTATGCTTAAAgcatataataacaatatagATTTACATACATTAACGGCTAGcattataacaaaaaaaggaatCGATGAAATTAATAAAGAAGATAGGCATGTAGCTAAAGCTATTAATTTTGGGTTATTATATGGCATGAACTATGTTAATCTAAAAACTTATGctaatacatattataatgtaaaaatgaaCTTAGATcaatgtttatatttttacaattcgTTTTTTGAGCATTATAAAGGATTATCTAGATGGCATAATAGTGTTAAACAAACTAGGGCATTAGAATATTCTACCTTGTCAAACAGAAAAGTTGTATTTCCTTATTTCTCATTTACAAAAGCTTTAAATTATCCTGTACAAGGAACATGTGCAGATATACTTAAATTGGCCTTAGtagaattatataaaaatctGAGGCATATCAatggaaaaattattttatgtgtTCATGACGAAATTATTATTGAAGTAGACAAAAAACACCAAGAAGAAGCTCTAAAGATTTTAGTAGAGTCTATGGAAAATTCAGCATCTTTCTTTTTGAAGAAAGTAAAATGTGAAGTTTCCGTCAAAATAGCACAAAATTGGGGTAAAAAAGATTAA